A stretch of the Aegilops tauschii subsp. strangulata cultivar AL8/78 chromosome 4, Aet v6.0, whole genome shotgun sequence genome encodes the following:
- the LOC109772821 gene encoding uncharacterized protein isoform X1 has translation MKWLFKEWNQFYDLLPSRADDRRFSIKLDVNFELDTRILCHARVFVLDKIGFICTMEVKKVYLKTEHGYIFHAKLYNADDYTYFGCKTWRAVCKTYAFEPDMVITIDIRPEDDIEGNNDIWVDVQTPPVIPLSYFGSSKHVQRLIDTTYYYPGAELNCEELSHYVSWLEDLDTVNTNFLPAFRNVSTENVRPIVFIMNYDHIYLRKMGLPMNVVPHGIETNGTMSIVSLRPRYPTMHFSAFRISKSEEVLIVKDWTKFVMEERREVLGGSNEKRSPRLGVRFICMLQLDEGGELHMFYVILPEREQQE, from the exons ATGAAGTGGTTATTCAAAGAATGGAACCAATTTTATG atttgctgcccagcagggctgatgataggcgcttcagcatcaagttGGACGTGAACTTCGAactggataca CGTATCCtctgccatgcaagagtttttgtcttggataagataggtttcatttgtactatggaggtaaagaaagtttacttgaagaccgagcatggttatattttccatgcaaaattatacaacgcagacgactacacctattttggatgcaaaacttggcgagcagtatgcaagacttatgcatttgagcctgatatggttatcaccatTGATAtccgtccggaagatgatattgaaggtaataacgacatctgggtcgatgttcagacgcctccagttataccattat cttatttcggttcaagcaaacatgtccaacGCTTGATAGACACGACCTACTACtatcccggggctgaactaaactgcgaggagctaagtcattatgtttcatggcttgaggatcttgatactgtcaacacaaattttcttcctgcatttagaaatgttagtactgaaaacgtgcgaccaatagtgttcatAATGAACTACGATCACATCTATTTAAGAAAGATG ggactcccgatgaatgttgtgcctcatgggatcgagactaatggtaccatgagtattgttagcttacggccaagatatcctacaatgcactttagtgcattcaggatttctaagaGCGAGGAAgtcttaatagtgaaagactggaccaaatttgtgatggaggagcgcagagaagtactagggggcagcaatgagaagcgcagcccacgattaggagtcaggttcatctgcatgctccaacttgatgaaggaggagagctacacatgttttatgttattttacctgagagagagcagcaggagtga
- the LOC109772821 gene encoding uncharacterized protein isoform X5, whose amino-acid sequence MKWLFKEWNQFYDLLPSRADDRRFSIKLDVNFELDTRILCHARVFVLDKIGFICTMEVKKVYLKTEHGYIFHAKLYNADDYTYFGCKTWRAVCKTYAFEPDMVITIDIRPEDDIEGNNDIWVDVQTPPVIPLSYFGSSKHVQRLIDTTYYYPGAELNCEELSHYVSWLEDLDTVNTNFLPAFRNGLPMNVVPHGIETNGTMSIVSLRPRYPTMHFSAFRISKSEEVLIVKDWTKFVMEERREVLGGSNEKRSPRLGVRFICMLQLDEGGELHMFYVILPEREQQE is encoded by the exons ATGAAGTGGTTATTCAAAGAATGGAACCAATTTTATG atttgctgcccagcagggctgatgataggcgcttcagcatcaagttGGACGTGAACTTCGAactggataca CGTATCCtctgccatgcaagagtttttgtcttggataagataggtttcatttgtactatggaggtaaagaaagtttacttgaagaccgagcatggttatattttccatgcaaaattatacaacgcagacgactacacctattttggatgcaaaacttggcgagcagtatgcaagacttatgcatttgagcctgatatggttatcaccatTGATAtccgtccggaagatgatattgaaggtaataacgacatctgggtcgatgttcagacgcctccagttataccattat cttatttcggttcaagcaaacatgtccaacGCTTGATAGACACGACCTACTACtatcccggggctgaactaaactgcgaggagctaagtcattatgtttcatggcttgaggatcttgatactgtcaacacaaattttcttcctgcatttagaaat ggactcccgatgaatgttgtgcctcatgggatcgagactaatggtaccatgagtattgttagcttacggccaagatatcctacaatgcactttagtgcattcaggatttctaagaGCGAGGAAgtcttaatagtgaaagactggaccaaatttgtgatggaggagcgcagagaagtactagggggcagcaatgagaagcgcagcccacgattaggagtcaggttcatctgcatgctccaacttgatgaaggaggagagctacacatgttttatgttattttacctgagagagagcagcaggagtga
- the LOC109772821 gene encoding uncharacterized protein isoform X4, with protein sequence MEPILWADDRRFSIKLDVNFEVDTRILCHARVFVLDKIGFICTMEVKKVYLKTEHGYISHAKLYNADDYTYFGCKTWRAVCKTYAFEPDMVITFDIRPEDDIEGNTDIWVDVQTPPVIPLSYFGSSKHVQRLIDTTYYYPGAELNCEELSHYVSWLEDLDTVNTNFLPAFRNVSTENVRPIVFVMNYDHIYLGKMGLPMNVVPHGIETNGTMSIVSLRPRYPTMHFSAFRISKSEEVLIVKDWTKFVTEERREVLGGSNEKRSPRLGVRFICMLQLDEGGELHMFYVILPEREQQE encoded by the exons ATGGAACCAATTTTATG ggctgatgataggcgcttcagcatcaagttggacgtgaacttcgaagtggataca CGTATCCtctgccatgcaagagtttttgtcttggataagataggtttcatttgtactatggaggtaaagaaagtttacttgaagaccgagcatggttatattTCCCATGCAAAATTGTACAACGCAGACGACTACACCTATTTTGGATGCAAAACTTGGCGAGCAGTAtgcaagacttatgcatttgagcctgatatggttatcacctttgatatccgtccggaagatgatattgaaggtaataccgacatctgggtcgatgttcagacgcctccagttataccattat CTTATTTCggttcaagcaaacatgtccaacGCTTGATAGACACGACCTACTACtatcccggggctgaactaaactgcgaggagctaagtcattatgtttcatggcttgaggatcttgatactgtcaacacaaattttcttcctgcatttagaaatgttagtactgaaaacgtgcgaccaatagtgttcgtaatGAACTACgatcacatctatttaggaaagatg ggactcccgatgaatgttgtgcctcatgggatcgagactaatggtaccatgagtattgttagcttacggccaagatatcctacaatgcactttagtgcattcaggatttctaagaGCGAGGAAgtcttaatagtgaaagactggaccAAATTTGTGACGGAGGagcgcagagaagtactagggggcagcaatgagaagcgcagcccacgattaggagtcaggttcatctgcatgctccaacttgatgaaggaggagagctacacatgttttatgttattttacctgagagagagcagcaggagtga
- the LOC109772821 gene encoding uncharacterized protein isoform X6: MEPILWADDRRFSIKLDVNFEVDTRILCHARVFVLDKIGFICTMEVKKVYLKTEHGYISHAKLYNADDYTYFGCKTWRAVCKTYAFEPDMVITFDIRPEDDIEGNTDIWVDVQTPPVIPLSYFGSSKHVQRLIDTTYYYPGAELNCEELSHYVSWLEDLDTVNTNFLPAFRNGLPMNVVPHGIETNGTMSIVSLRPRYPTMHFSAFRISKSEEVLIVKDWTKFVTEERREVLGGSNEKRSPRLGVRFICMLQLDEGGELHMFYVILPEREQQE; encoded by the exons ATGGAACCAATTTTATG ggctgatgataggcgcttcagcatcaagttggacgtgaacttcgaagtggataca CGTATCCtctgccatgcaagagtttttgtcttggataagataggtttcatttgtactatggaggtaaagaaagtttacttgaagaccgagcatggttatattTCCCATGCAAAATTGTACAACGCAGACGACTACACCTATTTTGGATGCAAAACTTGGCGAGCAGTAtgcaagacttatgcatttgagcctgatatggttatcacctttgatatccgtccggaagatgatattgaaggtaataccgacatctgggtcgatgttcagacgcctccagttataccattat CTTATTTCggttcaagcaaacatgtccaacGCTTGATAGACACGACCTACTACtatcccggggctgaactaaactgcgaggagctaagtcattatgtttcatggcttgaggatcttgatactgtcaacacaaattttcttcctgcatttagaaat ggactcccgatgaatgttgtgcctcatgggatcgagactaatggtaccatgagtattgttagcttacggccaagatatcctacaatgcactttagtgcattcaggatttctaagaGCGAGGAAgtcttaatagtgaaagactggaccAAATTTGTGACGGAGGagcgcagagaagtactagggggcagcaatgagaagcgcagcccacgattaggagtcaggttcatctgcatgctccaacttgatgaaggaggagagctacacatgttttatgttattttacctgagagagagcagcaggagtga
- the LOC109772821 gene encoding uncharacterized protein isoform X2 codes for MEPILCRADDRRFSIKLDVNFELDTRILCHARVFVLDKIGFICTMEVKKVYLKTEHGYIFHAKLYNADDYTYFGCKTWRAVCKTYAFEPDMVITIDIRPEDDIEGNNDIWVDVQTPPVIPLSYFGSSKHVQRLIDTTYYYPGAELNCEELSHYVSWLEDLDTVNTNFLPAFRNVSTENVRPIVFIMNYDHIYLRKMGLPMNVVPHGIETNGTMSIVSLRPRYPTMHFSAFRISKSEEVLIVKDWTKFVMEERREVLGGSNEKRSPRLGVRFICMLQLDEGGELHMFYVILPEREQQE; via the exons ATGGAACCAATTTTATG cagggctgatgataggcgcttcagcatcaagttGGACGTGAACTTCGAactggataca CGTATCCtctgccatgcaagagtttttgtcttggataagataggtttcatttgtactatggaggtaaagaaagtttacttgaagaccgagcatggttatattttccatgcaaaattatacaacgcagacgactacacctattttggatgcaaaacttggcgagcagtatgcaagacttatgcatttgagcctgatatggttatcaccatTGATAtccgtccggaagatgatattgaaggtaataacgacatctgggtcgatgttcagacgcctccagttataccattat cttatttcggttcaagcaaacatgtccaacGCTTGATAGACACGACCTACTACtatcccggggctgaactaaactgcgaggagctaagtcattatgtttcatggcttgaggatcttgatactgtcaacacaaattttcttcctgcatttagaaatgttagtactgaaaacgtgcgaccaatagtgttcatAATGAACTACGATCACATCTATTTAAGAAAGATG ggactcccgatgaatgttgtgcctcatgggatcgagactaatggtaccatgagtattgttagcttacggccaagatatcctacaatgcactttagtgcattcaggatttctaagaGCGAGGAAgtcttaatagtgaaagactggaccaaatttgtgatggaggagcgcagagaagtactagggggcagcaatgagaagcgcagcccacgattaggagtcaggttcatctgcatgctccaacttgatgaaggaggagagctacacatgttttatgttattttacctgagagagagcagcaggagtga
- the LOC109772821 gene encoding uncharacterized protein isoform X3 → MEPILWADDRRFSIKLDVNFELDTRILCHARVFVLDKIGFICTMEVKKVYLKTEHGYIFHAKLYNADDYTYFGCKTWRAVCKTYAFEPDMVITIDIRPEDDIEGNNDIWVDVQTPPVIPLSYFGSSKHVQRLIDTTYYYPGAELNCEELSHYVSWLEDLDTVNTNFLPAFRNVSTENVRPIVFIMNYDHIYLRKMGLPMNVVPHGIETNGTMSIVSLRPRYPTMHFSAFRISKSEEVLIVKDWTKFVMEERREVLGGSNEKRSPRLGVRFICMLQLDEGGELHMFYVILPEREQQE, encoded by the exons ATGGAACCAATTTTATG ggctgatgataggcgcttcagcatcaagttGGACGTGAACTTCGAactggataca CGTATCCtctgccatgcaagagtttttgtcttggataagataggtttcatttgtactatggaggtaaagaaagtttacttgaagaccgagcatggttatattttccatgcaaaattatacaacgcagacgactacacctattttggatgcaaaacttggcgagcagtatgcaagacttatgcatttgagcctgatatggttatcaccatTGATAtccgtccggaagatgatattgaaggtaataacgacatctgggtcgatgttcagacgcctccagttataccattat cttatttcggttcaagcaaacatgtccaacGCTTGATAGACACGACCTACTACtatcccggggctgaactaaactgcgaggagctaagtcattatgtttcatggcttgaggatcttgatactgtcaacacaaattttcttcctgcatttagaaatgttagtactgaaaacgtgcgaccaatagtgttcatAATGAACTACGATCACATCTATTTAAGAAAGATG ggactcccgatgaatgttgtgcctcatgggatcgagactaatggtaccatgagtattgttagcttacggccaagatatcctacaatgcactttagtgcattcaggatttctaagaGCGAGGAAgtcttaatagtgaaagactggaccaaatttgtgatggaggagcgcagagaagtactagggggcagcaatgagaagcgcagcccacgattaggagtcaggttcatctgcatgctccaacttgatgaaggaggagagctacacatgttttatgttattttacctgagagagagcagcaggagtga